One Cucumis melo cultivar AY chromosome 8, USDA_Cmelo_AY_1.0, whole genome shotgun sequence genomic window, taaaagatcgttgCCGTTATCAACAAATAATAATCACAAATAAAAGTATgatcataatcataattaatGATAACTTTACACCCGGAATTTAGCTGTCTTGAAATAGCCATATTTCTTAGTTCCAATTTTTTCTTACAGTTTGAGAATTCATATTTGATTTGATTATCTAATTAGACAATTTTATTGCCATTAATTGTTTGATGGGAATCTATAATCTCATGTATCAATTAATTTGTCTatattaataaaagaagaaaaaataaaacaggGAGAAGTTTGTTTGGAGTTTGTCTCTTTTATAAGTAAATAATATTCTCTTCTTAAGTTTATATGTAATTATAATAATCTGTGGGGACTGGAGATTTTGAATAAGAAATCTGATAagatttgaaattaaaataatcaGAGGCACCATACCCAATTATTAAtgtaattattatttagtattattatatttggttgttgattgtttttttctcttttcaaaagaTATGAATGATGAAGCTTTTTGGCGTTAACTTTTAATGTCGGGCAGATGAATGTTGGTTTAATAGGGTTTAATAGTGATTGCGATGGAACTAGTTACTTttgtatattttattaaataaagaaaataacatGAATCAAAAGTACagttattataaaattttaaatggtAAAAATTAAACCCTCAAACTTATACAAATTTTAAATGAAACTCTGGAACTTACATAATTATGAAAATTGTAATAATGGTACAAAAGCTCGAGGGTTTCAGTATTTATCAGTTTGATAATCTAATTTCTATAACTATTATAAGTATGGGATCTATTTTTCATGCATGTATAAGTTTTGGAAGTGTTGCAATTTGCACTTTTATGGGTTATTAATTCCAAGTAAAAAGATTAAGGTTTTGATGGAGgactatttttgtttttcaattagTAATAAGTTTTTCACTCTATTTGTAACacatttgaaattcaaatcaaaatttgaaaattgaataGTTTATATAATAAACAAGGAAATTGAAATGTAGAGGTTTAAGTTGAGTTTCAACTCCAATTGTTTTCAAGCCATCATATCTCATTGGAGTTTTATAACCAAGTGAAAGTATGTGATCAGATTTTAAGAATATAAAGAATTACAACTACTGACCACAAAGTATGGATAGACAAAAAATTTCAGCCCAATATagagaagaaaaacaaataaaagaaagaagaaaaaaatacacAATACCATTCTATAAGAATGACTATACCAGATAACTAACCACtcatattttaataaaattgggATGGATTTATATGTACCTATTGTTCAAGAGCCAACCATTCTAGCTCTAGATCTAGTTCTCCTGATTCCACATTCTGAAGCTTGAgagctatctcttgcttcaccTTTCCATCAACAATATTAACGGTGCTATCGCTTAAGAGAGCATTGTCGTGCGATTTCAGCCATTTACCAATTTGCATGTTTGAGAACATTCCAGCATCTCCAAATGCCATTGCGGATGTTATCAAGGGTTGGAGATCAATCTCTGCTTCTCCCATTATGTCGTCGGCTGAAAATGTGTCATAGTCGTATACTTGCTGCAATTTGCAAGAGTAATCATCAATAACCATAGCATTAGATTTGGACGAAGTCTTGGGTGTTCCCCCCTATTTATGTGTGTGTAGTGTAGACACTTGATATGTGAAACgtgacaaaacaaaagaaagtaccgggaaaagaaaaagaagaaaagtctAATTGTCAAGAATAAGAGACAAAAGATAATCGTTCAAGATGAAAATGTTAAACTTCGTTCTAGACCAAAGCAACACATCATACAGATGAAGACAAAAatcttttgaaaaaattgttaGTTAACTTTGAAAATTACTAAATTTGTTTCTCGTATTCTCTTGTCCATTTAATATAACTtcacacacatacatatacGTATATACACACATCGTACGTATGTATACCTATACATGTGTAGATATGTACGTGTGTACATATATTTAAACCATAAAccttatttttatatatattgaaatgGAAACAACACTTTTTATTGATAAAATGAAGAGTCTAATGCTCCAAGGACAATGAGAcataataaatatatgaaaAGTAGTCTAATGCCATAGTGCCCTTATTGCAGTCATATAAATTTCGATTTCAATAGCAAGAAAGATACCCTAGAAGCAATGTGATAGGCGGTCTTGCTAGTTACCACTGTCTAATGGTTTACATTTTAATATAGATTGATGGTAATGAAACTAGTTGATGGAAAACAAAACTTTagttattataaaaatattagaATGATTAGTTAAGCAATGGTCCTCCCTGTAGAAATAGCTTTAGAAAGACTTACCAACTTTATAGATCCAAAACCTTGAGGTACAGAAAGTGTCAGTTCCTCATTCCACACAGGATTCAAGTTGCTCCTGACTACACTTGTCTGGACagtctaaaagaaaaaatagcaTAATGTTATCATCTACATCAAGGTGAGATGGAATAGCACAATCATTACATATAAATACGATAAAAATTCTACGACTACAATATACAAATAGATGTTCACAAAGAAAGTTAATGAGAAAACTACTAACCTGTTGTCCAAGAGTCATGACTACATAAGGATCGCTCGACATCATATCTCTTATAGCCAAGTTTGTCCCTCTAATCACTTTGATCTTCAATAATCCAATATACTCAACCATACCTTCCTGTGATTGCTTTAATTTACAGATATAGTCGTGTTTTAGTAATAaaagttttagaaaataaaagaaataacatTAAGAAATACTAATACTATAGGCTAGATGTCATTATTCATTAGTCAAAAACTAATTTGCACTTACACATTTGAAAGTAAACAAGCCTATGTGTAAATGTTTATATGGTATCGAAGCATCAAGGGTATCTGTCTTTTTCCTTAATGTATGCATATAATTTAAGAAAAACTAATAACTGAAAGGTATAGCAAGAGCTCACTGGTTTTTGTGAAGAATTCGTACGAAAGCTGTTCATGATCTTTGTAGAAAAGCTTGCTTGGATGTTGCTTTTGTCAGAGTTGGATGATAAAATTCTCAAGCTCGGTTTCAGAAATTCTTGAAGTTCATATTTGGACCTGTATTAAAGAAAATTATGGATAAATAAAGGAACCGCTCATAGTCGATTATTGCCTATTGAATTCAATGTCTTAAAGTAATAAGTTTCATTTAAGGAACTATAAAGGACCAAagcaacatatatatatatatatatatatatatatatatatatatatatatatatatatatcacaaaacgccaaaaacaaataacaaaggTAAGATGGGCTATAGTGGACAAGAACAAGAGTCCCTTCACATGGATACGTTTCACAATTATTTAATCATTTCTAACCGAATAAATTTTGAACGTTGTTCGTGGGTGGCATCAGGTCCAGGTTTGGAATATCCCTCGGGAATATAGGCTTCATAAATAGCATTTGCAGAAGAATTTCCTCCAACTTCTATCATTGCATCAATTTCATCATCATTCCATTCATCCAGAGTCACTGATAACACCTGGTCCAAATCAAATAACCATGTTAGAAAAATATGTATAATGTTGTATTgctaaaaaatgaaaattaggaACTTGATAAATGTCTTGCAAAAGATATGCATAATGGAAGGAAGAAACAAGGGATGTATAGATAGTATGTATTTTCCACTTAGCATATTCTTTCGAAATGCGAATCAAAGAAATTTTGCCAGTCAAACCCAATTCATCCCTCATGCAAACCCCACCTCCCCAGTGAAGGAGCTTCAATATGCTTAGATTCGTGATAAAAAAATTGTGGGAAAAGAAATTATCTCGCAAGTGGTAGATTGCTGCATATCAGTAATAAGCTTTCCCCACATAGTTTTTGAGACCAACAGCCTCTTTTTTTCACCTTAGATATATGTGAACCGAGGCTTCTATGAACACCACAACATTTCAAGCATATAAAAACTCCAATATTTGCTgacctgaaaaaaaaaacacattctCCTAAATGTTATTGAGATCAAAAGAAAAGTCACGGTTAGCAGAACAGGAAACTAAGATGCAATATATCTAAATCCAGTTCAATCATCTGCCAACAATGTAATCGCTATGTCTAATAAGCATTCTTAACCAGTAAATTCTAGTTCTTCAGCAGTTCATAACATTTCATTCTATTTGGCAAAGGAATGAACAAAACTTACGCCCATTTAGGATCTGCAGCGCGACAATCTGCACAAAAGCGATTATCCTTTAAAAGCAATAGGTCCTTTAATCGTCTTTTGCCTGAACAAGACAAGAAAAGGCCTAACATTATTTTCAGTGCCACAATAGATACAATATATGCATTTGCAGAAGATAGTTTAATCGGTTCATATATAGTTTGATTCTCAAATTCAGTAAGGGTACCACCTGAGCCAGGCCTCCCAAGTTCCATTGCGCGATTATTCATTGCTCCGCCAGTAATAGACGATCATCCAACAAATCCTATAGTTCGACAAAAAAAGCTTCAATATTTTAACCCAACaaacaaacacaaacacaaTTCTAAAAAGACTCCTTATACTCTGAATCAGCAAAGATATAAATTGACACAAACGCTTATAATGAACAAATAATAACAGTAGAATAAAGTTAAATAATGGTATCAGCAGCAAAAGGACACCCAAATTCTTCATTTCGAGGATTACATGCCAAAAACGACCGAGtccaagaaaaatgaaattgaaaagagttttttcttttcaaaaccTCAGATGCGATATTTCCAATGACGAGAAAAATTAGCAACCAAAATTAACCtgagatttcttttctttttctttttcttttttatttttccttcagCTCTAATAGAAGCAAAACTTTGGGACTCTTCCATCGGGTGAAATGGAAACAGAACTTACAAGATGGGAAAAGCCCCAGAAAATTATATCCTCTCAAAATTCAAACATTAAATGTGGTCAATACATCCAAATCAGCTAAAAAGTTTACAATAACAATGAATCGGTAACAGGAAGAAGGTCCCTGTATATAAGGAATCCAGAATCAGAAAATACGCCCAATCATCATCTATACGATTGAAAAAATtcgaaagaagaaaaaaaaaacccaaaaagaaAACGGGAAATGGAAACGAAGAATATTCCTAATGATTGAAGCATAAAgtcaataataaataattaaagtaaaaaatgataaatacCCAGTGAGATCGATGATTGAAGACAATCGGTGACGAGAAatggagaaaaagaagggaTTGGGCAGGAAAAATCAGAATGTTGAATACCCCGTGGATGTGGATGATTGAAATTTGCAGAACTCTCTTCTTCCaccctccttttttttttttttaatatctttttcGTAAGGGGGTGGgagaaggggggggggggggggggaggcgGTTTGTAACTTTGAGAGAAGTGGAATGGAATGGATATGAATtattcagttttttttttttttttaacttataaaaatataattaatgaGAATGtgatttaataatatatatatcctTTTGCAAATATTTATATGATTGAGGAACTCataaagagaaaggaaaagaaagaattcaatTTGGGGTGGTTAGCCATCGGAATTTGAAAGACACGTTGCGTTGTGAAATTGTTTCTAACGACTAACTACTTTTCTTCACTGCCATTTTCTTGTTTTATTCCTcttaacttcttttttttttttttttttgtcaagtttgaataaaataacatatagaTAATTACATGTTTATGAATTCAAACATGTTAA contains:
- the LOC103503263 gene encoding ADP-ribosylation factor GTPase-activating protein AGD12-like, which produces MNNRAMELGRPGSGKRRLKDLLLLKDNRFCADCRAADPKWASANIGVFICLKCCGVHRSLGSHISKVLSVTLDEWNDDEIDAMIEVGGNSSANAIYEAYIPEGYSKPGPDATHEQRSKFIRSKYELQEFLKPSLRILSSNSDKSNIQASFSTKIMNSFRTNSSQKPQSQEGMVEYIGLLKIKVIRGTNLAIRDMMSSDPYVVMTLGQQTVQTSVVRSNLNPVWNEELTLSVPQGFGSIKLQVYDYDTFSADDIMGEAEIDLQPLITSAMAFGDAGMFSNMQIGKWLKSHDNALLSDSTVNIVDGKVKQEIALKLQNVESGELDLELEWLALEQ